The region AAGGGGTTATTCAAGCGGCGCTCCTTTATACGCCTCAGCTTCGGCCCGGTCTGATCGTCGAACCCGCCTTGGACGATGAGCTGATCCTCGTGGCCTCCTACCCCGACGCAACGCTGGACAACCTCACAGATTACGTCTCTGTTGAATGGGGGCCGGAGTTCACCCATGCCCTTGCGGTCGCCCTGCCTCACCTCACCGATTCCGGGCGCTCGCTGGCTCTGGGTGCTCTTTCGATGGAGTATATCGTCAACCGACGCGCCGCAGGTTTCCTGCCGGCCAGATCGGTCAAACGCTATTTGAGCGAAGAAAAATTGCACGTTGTGGCGGATGCGCCACGGTTTCCCTACCCCTCTTGGGTGGTTTGGCGGGACGATATTGACGAAGAGCTGGCAGAGTTGGCGCGCTCTACATTGAAGGTCGTCGTACAGGCGGCTGAAAAGGACCAAGAATCTCTTGTGGACGAATTGTCCACCATGGAAGATTACGAACCCGCCTTTGCACCCCAAATCACAAACGAGTAATTATCGTTTTATCTATAATTCATTCGAATTATCCTCACGACGTCGACAGAGGTACACCCGCACCCAGCAGAGATGCCTTCGAACCAGTCCCGGTTCGGATCACTTCTTTTGGGGAAGGATTGACCCATGAACACTCTCGCAAAACTTGCCACCGTTTCGACTCTGGCGCTGATCATCGCTGCACCTGTATCAGCCCAAAGCACATTGACCGGCGTGACCGCGCTGAATGATGAAATCGACGATATCACAACGCAGGTTGAGCGCGACCAGCGCCGCGGCGAAGATGCTGACCGCTTTGGGCCCAATGGTGTGGCACAGGGCTGGCGCGGGTCTTTTGCGCTGACAGCCTCTGGCACCTCAGGCAACACCGACAACGGTGAAGTGGCCGGTGCGGGCCGCTTGACCTATGGCATCGGCGACTGGAACCACCTTATCGGCTTTGCGGTAGAATATGGCGAAGCAAATGGCACAAAGAACGAAGAGAAGTTCTTTGGCACCTATGAGGCCAGCCGCTACTTCACGCCAGAATTCTACATGTTCGGGATTGGCCGCTTCCAATATGACGGGCTGCTGACCGACAACTCTGGCACCATCCTGCCCGGTTCGGAAACCGACGCCTTCCTCGGCTTTGGTCCCGGCTACCGCGTGCTGAGCGAGCCGAACCACACTTGGCGCGTTCAGGCTGGCCCCGGTGCCCGTTACTACAAAGACGCGACCGGCGATTCTGACACCGAAGTCGGTTTTATCGTGTCTTCGCGCTACTACTATGCGCTGACCGACACGGTTTCGTTTACCAATGACACCGACGTTCTTGGCTCTGAAACAAACACGATCGTTTCGAACGATGCTGGCGTCAATTTCAAGGTGTCCAACAACCTCTCGACACGTGTCAGCTATCGTACGGACTACAACACCGATCCGACTGCCGGCCTCAAGTCGACCGACAACACCATCGGCCTGTCGCTGGTGATGGGCTTCTAAATACAAAGCGACGCCATAGGTAGGTACTACCTCGTACTACCAACGGCCAATCTGAACAGAGAATGGGGAAACCCGTTCTCTGTTTTTGCTTTGAGCGTCAGAAAAAGCACCGCAGCTGGGCAAGATTTCCGTTGGTAAGATCGTCTGGATTGGCACTTGGTTGCCCTAACCCATAGGGAGGAAACAAGATGATCAATCTCTGCCGGGCGCGTCACCGGAAGACATCTGAAAGGTAAAGCACGTTACATCCTCGTCAGACTGGATACTCATGCCTCCATGATGCGCCTTGGCAATCTCTGACGCGATGTGAAGACCCAGTCCCAGCCCCTTGCGATAGTTACTTTCATCTCCTCGGTCGAATGGATCAAACAGCCTTTTCTGCGTCTCTGCCGAAATTTGCGGGCCGTGATTGCACACGTTGATTTTCAACCCGTTGTTCGCAAAAGTTACGGCGTCCACGGTGACAGGGCGCTCTGTGTCGCCATGCGTCAGCGCATTGCCAAGAAGATTCGAGACCAACTGCCCGATACGCTGCGCATCGCATTCGACATCGTGCCCGATGTTCAAACTCAGTTTAAGGTCCCTGTCGGGATGTACCGCACGCAATTCTTCGACGGCCTGTCGGATCGCGGGTTCAAGATCGCCCACCCCCAGATCAAGTTCTATCCCGCTGCCCAAGCGTTCCCGCGCGTAATCGAGAACGTTTTCAATAAGGCGCTCCATGCGATGAACGCTGCCCTGCATGAGCTGCAAAAGCTCTGCCTTCTTGTCTTTCGGAGGGTTCCGGGAAAGGGCGCGGATGCCTGCGTAAAAGGCAGCCACAGGATTTCGAAGATCGTGACCCAAGATGGCCACAAACTGTTCGCGCAATTCGCCTTGTTTTTGAGCGATCGACAAACGCGCTTCGGTCTCGGCCCGGGCCTCCAGCAGGTCGCGTTCGAAATTGCGCCGCCGCTCTGACCTGAGAAGGACCATTTGGGTCATCCGACTTTGGCCTGTGCCGCGCGCGGTTGCGCTGATCATAACGGGAATGTTCTCACCAGTGCGAGAGGATAGGTCCAGGCTGACCCCCGAAACTTCACCATGTAGATGAAGAAGCGGGAGCACGCTGGTTTCGAATACGACGCGACTTGCGATGCTGAAAAGCGCGGTCACATGGGTCCCGACAATCGCTGAACCGGGGGTGGCGAGCCAGTCAGAGAGCTTCGGGTTCGCAGTTTGGATACGCCCTTCTGCATCGATGGAGATGTAGCCGCAGGGGGCGGCATCAAACCATTCGCCGGGTGCCGCCTTGGCATTGTCCGACGACATCTAAAGGAAGCCCTGCATCGCGGAGATGACTTGGTCCGGGGCGCTCAGATGGGGACAGTGCCCAGATGCGTTCAGTACCGCAAGTTGGCTGTCAGCGACATTGTCTCGGACGTACGCGCCTATGTTTTCGGAGGCGAGAATGTCATTGCGGCACTGGAGGATTAGCGTGCGCGCTGGTATTTTCGGCAAATCGGGTCGATTGTCGGCAGTGAATAGCGCTTTTGCGAAGTCACTCGCGATGCGGGGGTCGAGGCGGCAAAAGCTTGCGGTTAGTTCCTCGCCCAACTCGGGCCGATCAGGATTTCCCATAATCGCAGGGGCCATAGAGGCAGACCATGCCAATGGGTTTTCTTCCAGCGATGCAATGAGTTGCTCGATATCCGGCGCGCTAAAACCGCCCCGATAACTTCCATCATTCAGATAGTGCGGTGAGGGGCAGACCATGATCAAGTCACTGAACAATTCAGGCGCGCGGATCGTCGCCAAGGCGGCAATCATGGCGCTTACCGAATGTCCCACCAGAATGGCGTCTCGCAGATCAAGCTCGCGCCCGATTTCGACTATGTCTTCTGCATAGCCGTCAAGCGTTGCATATTTGGCTGGGTCGTACGCGCTCCAATCCGACCCGCCAGCGCCAATGTAGTCGAAGGTCACGACCTTGAAATCCGCCTCAAACTCAGGCGCGACGTGACGCCACATCGATTGGTCGCAGCCGAACCCATGCGCAAAAACCATCGGCCGGTTTCCTGCGCCAGCAACCCTGACATTATTGCGTTCGAGCGTGGACAAGGGGAACTCCTGACAGCTTAGGCAGCACCGTATCTCATTGGTAAAGTCGAAGACAAGCGGGGCGGAGGAAAGTGCGCAGTCGGAGCGGAAAACTTTGTAAGATTCTGGCGGATTTCTGGCTCCATTCATACGCAGCCCTAAATGCGGCATCTTCTACGTTACCCGCCCTCCTCTTCGCGCGCTTTTCCAACAGCGCGACCAACTCATGAAGCTTCTCCCGCTGCTCATCGCGGTCACCGGACAGGATCGCCTTTATCGTATAGTGGTTGGCGCGGTCCTCGATTACCAATCGCTCCTCTGCGCGCGGCGCGGACCGGACGGTGCCGGTTTGTACCAGAACGTTCACGCAATAGCGGCCTCATTCCACCATCCGCATGACGCCACGAAGCTGCCTCTCCAACCCGATGAGGCGCTGACCGTCAATAGGAAGGCAGGCCAAGAAATCCAGTTCGTCGCGGACCGGAGGAAAGGGCGCAGGGAGTTGCTCAGCACATTCATAGAGGACCGGATGTACAAGGTTTTAGTGCCAATGGATGCGCGCAGTGATATGCAGAAGTAGAAACGTCCATATGGGCAAGGCACATGATGGCCTTTCATCTCGATCCACTCAGTATCGCGCGGACAGCGCGGCCCGATGTATCTGTGCGCTGTCGCGCGCTTGCCCCACAAGCGTTGGAAACGGCGGCTACGCCCCCTATGTTCCCTCGCAATAAAGCACTGCTACGCAGCGGCCCCTACAATCTTTTCGGTGAGGCATGACATGAATAGAAGAGAGTTTCTCGCCAGCGTCTCGGCCTTGGCGATCCTGCCGATATCGGCCTCCGCCGCTGCGGCCCCGCTGAAGTTGACAGCCGAGGCTGTCACCCAACAGATCCTTCCCAAGGGCGATGGCACCACTGCGATGCTGGGCTTCAATGGGTCGATGCCCGGGCCAGAACTCAGGTTAAAGCGGGGGGAGCGTATCGCGATCGACGTTGAGAACAGGCTGGAGGAAGGCACCGCCGTCCATTGGCACGGCATTCGGCTTGAGAACCGAATGGACGGGGTCCCGGTGCTGACACAGGACCTTATCAACCCCGGAGCCATTAAGACCTACAGCTTCGTGCCGCCTGATGCGGGGACCTATTGGTATCACTCGCACTACATATCGCAGGAGCAGGTCGCACGGGGCATGATGGGCCCCCTAATCGTCGAGGACGATCAGCCCCCGGATGTGGATCACGACATCACCGTCGTGCTGTCTGACTGGATCGTAAACGAAGATGGCAGCCTTGCAGATAAATTCACTGACATGCACAGCGTGGCCCACGCAGGCTATATGGGCAACTATGCCCGTGCATTCTTATCGCAGGCCGAAGTGAAACAAGGGGACCGCGTCCGGTTCCGCCTTATTAACGCGGCCACCAATCGCATCTTCCCGCTGACCCTTGCAGGCGTCGCCGGGTCGGTTGTCGCATTGGATGGTATGGCATTGCGTAAGCCGCGTGGGCTGTCCGACCTTATCCTCGCGCCCGCTCAACGGGCAGATTTGATCGTCGATATTACGGGGCCT is a window of Sulfitobacter sp. W027 DNA encoding:
- a CDS encoding multicopper oxidase family protein gives rise to the protein MNRREFLASVSALAILPISASAAAAPLKLTAEAVTQQILPKGDGTTAMLGFNGSMPGPELRLKRGERIAIDVENRLEEGTAVHWHGIRLENRMDGVPVLTQDLINPGAIKTYSFVPPDAGTYWYHSHYISQEQVARGMMGPLIVEDDQPPDVDHDITVVLSDWIVNEDGSLADKFTDMHSVAHAGYMGNYARAFLSQAEVKQGDRVRFRLINAATNRIFPLTLAGVAGSVVALDGMALRKPRGLSDLILAPAQRADLIVDITGPVSFDMLSRQGPYRLADLAVSGRNTDRKPEPIVPLAAPNLPTPGDQTQQLTLTMMGGAMGGRHGGANIWSFNDVSDLPDAPFASIERGETLRITLVNDTAFPHGIHLHGHHFYELASDGSLGDLRDTSLVAAGESRDILCVFDNPGRWLIHCHMLSHAIGGMRTWVTVG
- a CDS encoding YdiY family protein: MNTLAKLATVSTLALIIAAPVSAQSTLTGVTALNDEIDDITTQVERDQRRGEDADRFGPNGVAQGWRGSFALTASGTSGNTDNGEVAGAGRLTYGIGDWNHLIGFAVEYGEANGTKNEEKFFGTYEASRYFTPEFYMFGIGRFQYDGLLTDNSGTILPGSETDAFLGFGPGYRVLSEPNHTWRVQAGPGARYYKDATGDSDTEVGFIVSSRYYYALTDTVSFTNDTDVLGSETNTIVSNDAGVNFKVSNNLSTRVSYRTDYNTDPTAGLKSTDNTIGLSLVMGF
- a CDS encoding LysR family transcriptional regulator, yielding MDITLIKTFLEVANTGSFVAARDRLFVTQSAISLRIQRLEDSLGHQLFTRSKAGAILTAEGQQFEPYALSLLKIWEEARQKISIPEGYSRALSIGAQYSLWPGLGFRWLDALQTTMPELSVHAEVGMTDRITRFLVEGVIQAALLYTPQLRPGLIVEPALDDELILVASYPDATLDNLTDYVSVEWGPEFTHALAVALPHLTDSGRSLALGALSMEYIVNRRAAGFLPARSVKRYLSEEKLHVVADAPRFPYPSWVVWRDDIDEELAELARSTLKVVVQAAEKDQESLVDELSTMEDYEPAFAPQITNE
- a CDS encoding alpha/beta fold hydrolase, which encodes MSTLERNNVRVAGAGNRPMVFAHGFGCDQSMWRHVAPEFEADFKVVTFDYIGAGGSDWSAYDPAKYATLDGYAEDIVEIGRELDLRDAILVGHSVSAMIAALATIRAPELFSDLIMVCPSPHYLNDGSYRGGFSAPDIEQLIASLEENPLAWSASMAPAIMGNPDRPELGEELTASFCRLDPRIASDFAKALFTADNRPDLPKIPARTLILQCRNDILASENIGAYVRDNVADSQLAVLNASGHCPHLSAPDQVISAMQGFL
- a CDS encoding HAMP domain-containing sensor histidine kinase; translated protein: MTALFSIASRVVFETSVLPLLHLHGEVSGVSLDLSSRTGENIPVMISATARGTGQSRMTQMVLLRSERRRNFERDLLEARAETEARLSIAQKQGELREQFVAILGHDLRNPVAAFYAGIRALSRNPPKDKKAELLQLMQGSVHRMERLIENVLDYARERLGSGIELDLGVGDLEPAIRQAVEELRAVHPDRDLKLSLNIGHDVECDAQRIGQLVSNLLGNALTHGDTERPVTVDAVTFANNGLKINVCNHGPQISAETQKRLFDPFDRGDESNYRKGLGLGLHIASEIAKAHHGGMSIQSDEDVTCFTFQMSSGDAPGRD